The following are from one region of the Ruficoccus sp. ZRK36 genome:
- a CDS encoding SDR family oxidoreductase: MKIALTGASGLAGHHAALAALARNHEVHAFYHSRKPTPKGLNLHQLDLSEPESIVGPLLELFPDVIIHAAAVSSPADCDADPERAEKLNVALPRRLAQVAHHLGCRLIHLSTDMVFDGQSGTPYRSTDLPNPIGLYGQLKLLAEREVLEHGVDEATVLRIPILTGNSPSGTRSVHEKLFHAWAAGERPTLFTDEIRQPLSAANLGELLVELCERRNLHGIFHWAGNETVTRHDMGLRILKRFGLPEDLIQAASCEGQRRASDLRFELAPLVGKLKTVPISYEFQLDEMEVPAASRQWYEQTSGRSAAPVRLKKGVDF, from the coding sequence ATGAAAATAGCCCTGACAGGAGCCTCCGGCCTCGCCGGCCACCATGCCGCCCTCGCCGCCCTGGCCCGCAACCACGAAGTCCACGCCTTTTACCACTCGCGTAAGCCGACCCCTAAAGGCCTCAACCTGCACCAGCTCGACCTCAGCGAGCCCGAGAGCATCGTCGGCCCATTGCTGGAGCTCTTTCCGGACGTGATCATCCACGCCGCCGCCGTCTCCAGCCCCGCTGACTGCGACGCCGACCCCGAGCGCGCCGAGAAGCTCAACGTCGCCCTCCCCCGTCGCCTCGCGCAGGTCGCCCACCACCTGGGCTGCCGCCTCATCCACCTGTCTACGGACATGGTCTTCGACGGGCAGAGCGGCACCCCCTACCGCTCGACGGACCTGCCCAACCCCATCGGCCTCTACGGCCAGCTCAAGCTCCTGGCCGAGCGCGAAGTGCTCGAACACGGTGTGGACGAGGCCACCGTCCTGCGCATCCCCATCCTCACCGGAAACAGCCCCTCCGGTACCCGCTCGGTTCACGAGAAGCTTTTCCACGCCTGGGCCGCAGGCGAGCGCCCCACCCTCTTCACCGATGAGATCCGCCAGCCCCTCTCCGCCGCCAATCTCGGCGAGCTGCTCGTCGAGCTGTGCGAGCGTCGCAACCTGCACGGCATCTTTCACTGGGCCGGCAACGAAACCGTCACCCGCCACGATATGGGCCTGCGCATCCTGAAGCGCTTTGGGCTGCCCGAAGACCTCATCCAGGCCGCCTCCTGCGAGGGCCAGCGCCGCGCCTCTGACCTGCGCTTTGAGCTGGCTCCGCTCGTGGGCAAGCTCAAGACCGTCCCGATTTCCTATGAGTTCCAGCTCGACGAGATGGAAGTCCCCGCCGCCTCCCGCCAATGGTACGAGCAAACCAGCGGCCGCTCCGCCGCCCCCGTGCGCCTGAAGAAGGGCGTGGATTTTTAG
- the hisC gene encoding histidinol-phosphate transaminase: MAREFGLDPNGVLKLASNENAMGPSPKAVEAAAQAMRHAHLYPDGSAIALREKLAEVRGLKPEQIFVGTGSNEVMVLLAQAFAGPGDEIIFGEYAFIVYKLAALLFGAKPVSVPMPGLAHDLDAMADAVTDRTRIIFMPCPNNPTGTVVDPDDLKSFIRQLPEHVIFCFDEAYAEYLDEPADLRPLIDEGYKVFCTRTFSKIYGLASLRVGYGYGDPELIKLLNQVRQPFNSTGIGQAAALAALDDHAFVTRSRESNRAGLKQLTEGFKRLGLDCPPSEANFVLMAVADSRKVFELLEARGIIVRPLHGYGLSEYLRVTVGTEEENTRLLGALEELLAGPDAASLKGESERR, encoded by the coding sequence GTGGCACGCGAATTCGGCCTCGACCCCAACGGCGTGCTTAAGCTCGCCTCTAATGAAAACGCCATGGGCCCCTCGCCCAAGGCTGTCGAAGCCGCTGCGCAAGCCATGCGGCACGCTCACCTGTACCCGGATGGCAGCGCCATCGCGCTGCGTGAAAAGCTGGCCGAGGTACGCGGCCTCAAGCCGGAGCAGATCTTTGTCGGTACCGGTTCAAACGAAGTCATGGTGCTGCTGGCTCAGGCCTTTGCCGGGCCGGGCGACGAGATCATCTTCGGCGAGTACGCCTTTATCGTGTATAAGCTGGCGGCGTTGCTCTTTGGCGCGAAGCCGGTCTCCGTCCCGATGCCGGGCCTCGCGCACGACCTCGACGCGATGGCCGACGCGGTGACCGACCGCACCCGGATCATTTTCATGCCCTGCCCGAACAATCCGACGGGTACGGTAGTCGATCCGGACGACCTCAAGTCCTTCATTCGGCAGCTCCCCGAGCACGTGATTTTCTGCTTCGACGAGGCCTATGCCGAGTATCTCGATGAGCCCGCTGATCTGCGTCCGCTCATCGACGAGGGCTACAAGGTCTTCTGCACGCGTACCTTCTCCAAAATTTACGGTCTGGCCTCGCTGCGCGTGGGCTACGGCTACGGCGATCCCGAGCTGATCAAGCTTCTGAATCAGGTCCGCCAGCCCTTTAACAGCACCGGAATTGGCCAGGCGGCCGCACTGGCGGCGCTCGATGACCACGCTTTTGTGACGCGTTCCCGTGAATCCAACCGCGCGGGCCTGAAGCAGCTGACCGAGGGCTTCAAGCGCCTCGGGCTGGACTGCCCGCCGAGTGAGGCGAACTTTGTGCTCATGGCGGTCGCGGACTCACGGAAGGTTTTTGAACTGCTGGAGGCCCGTGGCATCATTGTCCGCCCGCTGCATGGTTACGGGTTGTCCGAGTATCTGCGGGTGACGGTGGGCACTGAGGAGGAAAATACCAGGTTGCTGGGCGCGCTGGAGGAGCTTCTGGCCGGACCGGATGCCGCATCGCTGAAAGGAGAGTCGGAACGACGGTGA
- a CDS encoding hemolysin family protein, whose translation MNLTAIDFLLYGVFLLLLLFINAMLVVCEISMVKVRYSLLDDEAMDRLRQSRRVALLLDRGGQIAQVLRFGVLLTTVGLGLVLVPTIFFLIGRIEWFSEQPGKTLLVLFTFVLTVSLTSVFGFLVPRGIALAYPQASLRFSSWFILGFVTLVSPWSRILRKVAGLVLQPFQLKLKEDFNVLDYEVQIRALGEEEVSVSPRIRNLLRNALRIRDLEVSDVLLPRNQVKYMDVNLTVEENLAMARESGHTRFPLCEEDLDHCIGLIHIKDIFRRKGQVVDLLRIRRQILSFDESDPLENAMETMLQQKFHMAVVRDEFGGTLGLITLEGILEVLVGDIQDEFDVAETAMVRPVGEEAFHVDGLTPLHDLEEALEINVGDTEASTFGGWITDELGRMPDAGENFEIETPPLAVTILEVDEKRILSATVRLRSDEEAED comes from the coding sequence GTGAATTTGACCGCCATCGATTTTCTTCTCTACGGAGTCTTTCTCCTACTGCTGCTGTTTATCAACGCGATGCTGGTCGTCTGTGAGATCAGCATGGTCAAGGTGCGCTACAGCCTCCTCGATGACGAGGCGATGGATCGCCTGCGCCAGAGCCGCCGGGTGGCCCTGCTGCTGGATCGGGGTGGCCAGATCGCCCAGGTGCTGCGCTTTGGGGTGCTGCTGACGACAGTCGGGCTCGGTCTGGTGCTCGTGCCTACGATCTTCTTCCTGATCGGGCGTATCGAGTGGTTTTCAGAACAGCCGGGTAAGACCTTGCTGGTCTTGTTTACCTTTGTCCTGACGGTCTCGCTAACGAGCGTATTCGGTTTTCTGGTTCCGCGCGGGATTGCGCTGGCTTATCCGCAGGCTTCGCTGCGCTTCTCCTCGTGGTTTATCCTGGGCTTTGTCACGCTGGTTTCGCCGTGGTCCCGCATCCTCCGCAAGGTTGCCGGGCTGGTCCTGCAGCCTTTCCAACTGAAGCTGAAGGAAGACTTTAACGTGCTCGACTACGAGGTGCAGATCCGTGCTCTCGGTGAGGAAGAGGTCTCCGTCAGCCCGCGTATCCGCAATCTGCTTCGCAACGCCCTGCGCATCCGGGACCTGGAAGTCTCGGACGTGCTCCTGCCGCGCAATCAGGTCAAGTACATGGATGTGAACCTCACGGTGGAGGAAAACCTGGCCATGGCCCGCGAGAGCGGGCACACGCGTTTCCCATTGTGTGAGGAGGACCTCGACCACTGCATCGGCCTGATCCACATCAAGGACATCTTCCGCCGCAAGGGGCAGGTCGTGGACCTGTTGCGCATCCGCCGCCAGATTCTGAGTTTCGACGAGTCCGATCCGCTGGAAAACGCCATGGAAACGATGCTTCAGCAGAAGTTTCACATGGCCGTGGTGAGGGATGAGTTCGGCGGCACGCTTGGCCTGATCACCCTGGAGGGCATTTTGGAGGTGCTCGTCGGAGATATTCAGGACGAGTTCGACGTGGCGGAAACCGCCATGGTCCGTCCGGTGGGCGAAGAGGCCTTCCATGTCGACGGGCTCACGCCCCTGCACGATCTGGAGGAGGCGCTGGAGATCAACGTCGGCGATACCGAGGCGTCCACCTTTGGGGGCTGGATTACCGACGAGCTTGGCCGGATGCCGGATGCAGGCGAAAACTTCGAAATCGAGACTCCGCCACTCGCGGTTACCATTCTCGAAGTGGACGAGAAACGCATCCTGTCGGCAACGGTTCGCCTGCGCTCCGACGAAGAGGCTGAGGATTAA
- a CDS encoding tetratricopeptide repeat protein: MARKNTKSDSKSSRKTILLGFAVRQRGPSGKWRIRFLWGRIFGTLALLVIASYLAGATAIYFYFKERKSYEEVSYTDVLTLPWNMEGFQKQRGDYEIEQAKQYLRESDVRKAYFFLRSGVVHNPTNLEGRSMLSEFSLLAKRPPEDAISIMRGGIPYAGNDKEYLKRYIQMLLRYQQDQEVMDVADNLLSKDPGPEVQRLLALAAATAHYYRGDFDQAEDYVRDYDLDDDLEGTLLSANISWDRGQQQAAISKLESSLGKYPNDEPIYALMSRFYRDMGEHAKARRYAVLRNINSPLSVTPRIDLLYSLDNTDQQERADREAETILHQFGDNEKALIALANYATDSGRVDLARRIYEAALENDFNIAPFALLLVEAHITSSDYQGAINFTEELAKEKPEWMERNLGVFNSLRAVAYYGIGNKDYSDIYLEQFLKQSSVRVDTLIAVSRRFVDLGGKEQARKILTKAIEANSDNQAALSRLIELEIDMGNSAQLGTYLKKLLQMRRPSADLLMKAYRSLGSDRFIYTQDRETLLIELDTIIHPEKQRPS, encoded by the coding sequence ATGGCCCGTAAGAACACAAAATCCGATTCCAAAAGCAGCCGAAAAACCATTTTGCTGGGATTCGCCGTACGACAAAGAGGGCCCAGCGGAAAGTGGCGCATCCGGTTCCTGTGGGGGCGCATCTTCGGGACCCTCGCCCTACTGGTCATTGCGAGCTACCTGGCAGGGGCCACGGCCATCTACTTCTACTTCAAGGAGCGCAAAAGCTACGAGGAGGTCTCGTACACCGACGTCCTCACCCTCCCCTGGAATATGGAGGGCTTCCAAAAGCAGCGTGGTGACTACGAAATCGAACAGGCGAAACAGTATCTGCGGGAGAGCGATGTCCGCAAAGCGTATTTCTTCCTGCGCTCCGGTGTCGTCCATAACCCGACGAACCTGGAGGGCCGCTCAATGCTCTCGGAGTTTAGCCTGCTGGCAAAGCGTCCCCCGGAAGACGCCATCAGCATCATGCGTGGCGGCATCCCCTACGCGGGTAATGACAAGGAATATCTAAAGCGCTACATCCAGATGCTACTGCGCTATCAGCAGGACCAGGAGGTGATGGATGTCGCCGATAACCTGCTCAGCAAAGATCCTGGCCCCGAAGTCCAGCGCCTGCTGGCCCTGGCGGCTGCCACGGCCCACTACTACCGAGGCGATTTCGACCAGGCCGAGGACTATGTGAGAGACTACGACCTGGACGACGACCTTGAGGGCACTCTGCTCTCCGCCAACATCAGCTGGGACCGTGGCCAGCAGCAGGCGGCCATTTCGAAGCTGGAATCATCCCTGGGCAAGTATCCTAACGATGAGCCGATTTATGCCTTGATGAGCCGTTTCTACCGCGACATGGGCGAGCACGCGAAAGCACGCCGCTATGCCGTCCTCAGAAACATTAATTCCCCCCTCAGCGTTACCCCCCGCATCGACCTGCTCTACAGCCTCGACAATACCGATCAACAGGAGCGCGCCGATCGTGAGGCAGAAACCATCCTGCATCAGTTCGGAGATAACGAAAAAGCTCTGATCGCCCTGGCAAATTATGCCACCGACTCCGGCCGGGTGGACCTGGCACGGCGCATCTACGAAGCCGCACTGGAGAACGATTTCAACATCGCCCCGTTTGCCCTGCTGCTGGTCGAAGCCCACATCACCAGCTCTGATTATCAGGGTGCGATCAACTTCACCGAAGAGCTGGCCAAAGAAAAACCCGAGTGGATGGAGCGTAATCTCGGCGTCTTTAACAGCCTCCGAGCCGTCGCCTACTATGGAATCGGCAACAAGGACTACAGCGACATCTACCTTGAGCAGTTCCTCAAGCAGAGCAGTGTCCGTGTAGACACCCTCATCGCCGTTTCCCGCCGCTTTGTCGACCTGGGCGGCAAGGAACAGGCCCGCAAAATCCTGACGAAAGCGATCGAGGCTAATTCAGACAATCAGGCTGCCCTTTCCCGCTTGATCGAACTTGAGATCGACATGGGCAACTCGGCCCAACTCGGCACCTACCTCAAGAAACTCCTGCAAATGCGCCGCCCCTCGGCGGATCTGCTCATGAAGGCCTACCGCAGCCTCGGTAGCGACCGCTTCATCTACACGCAGGACCGGGAGACGCTACTGATCGAGCTGGATACCATTATCCACCCTGAGAAGCAGCGCCCAAGCTGA
- a CDS encoding outer membrane beta-barrel protein: MKKTSPLSALIGAAALLAGGTAQAAPLVTVADTVDIFFNGIVAGRYQTNVFNSATAEDDFLFIVGPGVEMNLGRNSLFNVNLLFREDFYFYNRFDNLNTQRANLYLDASYENGPISAETGFSYVQTQQNSQGTNIGNPALNSNLVKRDLYNAFIDGQYEISTKYWMSGGFTWSRTDYTNNQTFGGAYASNDTYTLPVDLFYKVTPKWSLGPGFRYRYTDTEPTNTEPGRNYNDYFLNLAVTGEVLPKLDANVNIGYQIRDGGGVTSDGRFAIYSNFTYKFSDKLNLFFDINKDFGVGGQGTSTDNIGTGVGAQYQINTYLAAQADFDYYNTQYQTNQSTTAGVAGREDNTYTAGASITWTPDPIFSLSLGYTYFKNDSNRPGLSYDNNIVNLQASIRY, encoded by the coding sequence ATGAAAAAAACATCTCCTCTCTCCGCCCTGATCGGAGCCGCCGCACTTCTTGCTGGTGGTACTGCTCAAGCGGCACCTCTCGTGACTGTCGCTGATACGGTCGATATTTTCTTTAATGGCATTGTCGCTGGCCGCTATCAGACGAATGTCTTTAACTCTGCCACCGCAGAAGATGATTTTCTGTTTATCGTCGGCCCTGGTGTGGAGATGAATCTCGGACGCAATAGCCTGTTTAACGTCAACCTGCTGTTCCGCGAAGACTTTTACTTTTACAACCGCTTTGATAACCTGAACACGCAGCGGGCAAACCTTTACCTCGACGCCAGCTACGAGAATGGCCCGATTTCGGCTGAGACCGGCTTCTCCTATGTCCAGACCCAGCAGAACTCGCAGGGGACAAACATTGGTAACCCGGCTTTGAATTCTAACCTGGTTAAGCGCGACCTCTACAACGCCTTCATCGATGGCCAGTATGAGATCTCCACGAAGTACTGGATGTCTGGTGGCTTCACCTGGAGCCGCACCGATTACACCAATAATCAGACCTTTGGTGGTGCTTATGCCAGCAACGACACTTACACCCTGCCCGTCGATCTGTTTTACAAGGTGACTCCCAAGTGGAGCCTTGGACCGGGCTTCCGTTACCGCTACACCGATACCGAGCCGACCAATACCGAGCCTGGCCGTAACTATAACGACTACTTCCTCAACCTCGCCGTTACCGGTGAAGTCCTCCCCAAGCTGGATGCGAATGTGAATATCGGTTATCAGATTCGTGACGGTGGTGGCGTGACCAGTGACGGTCGCTTTGCCATCTACTCGAATTTCACCTACAAGTTCTCCGACAAGCTGAATCTGTTCTTCGATATCAACAAGGACTTCGGTGTCGGTGGTCAGGGTACTTCGACTGACAACATTGGCACGGGTGTGGGTGCCCAGTACCAGATCAATACCTACCTCGCAGCGCAGGCAGACTTTGATTACTACAACACCCAGTACCAGACGAATCAGTCAACGACTGCTGGTGTTGCTGGCCGCGAAGATAACACTTACACGGCCGGTGCTTCCATCACTTGGACCCCGGATCCGATCTTCAGCCTTTCGCTTGGTTACACCTACTTTAAGAATGACTCGAACAGACCCGGCCTCAGTTACGATAACAATATCGTGAATCTCCAGGCCTCTATCCGCTACTAA
- a CDS encoding polysaccharide biosynthesis/export family protein, producing MSPFLRICLLLSAMCLYSPTLSAQDGGAASSDGSQSSPPPSASQPANPSTSPVSGPRAPTSTAGVVAGNYILQPMDVIQVDVFQEPMLQVQSRLSADGTVSLPLIGEMPIGGMTVTDAQNLVTQAYKGDYLINPHVTILVLQYTERFIYVHGMVNRPGPVPIPPERELSLTEAINSAGGLTRLARRGNIKIRRVNPDGQTEVITVDFGDILESPEVSDIKLKDGDHVIVDERII from the coding sequence ATGAGCCCTTTTTTGCGCATCTGTTTGCTGCTCTCCGCGATGTGCCTCTACTCGCCGACGTTATCGGCTCAGGACGGGGGCGCCGCATCTTCCGATGGCTCCCAGAGCTCGCCCCCTCCGTCAGCATCTCAGCCTGCTAACCCCTCTACCTCTCCTGTCAGCGGACCACGTGCCCCGACAAGTACTGCCGGTGTTGTCGCCGGTAATTACATCCTCCAGCCGATGGATGTGATCCAGGTTGATGTTTTCCAGGAACCCATGCTGCAGGTGCAGTCCCGCCTGTCTGCCGACGGGACGGTTTCTCTGCCGTTGATCGGTGAAATGCCCATTGGCGGCATGACCGTTACCGATGCGCAGAATCTTGTTACTCAAGCATATAAGGGTGATTATCTGATTAATCCCCATGTGACCATTTTGGTACTTCAGTACACCGAGCGTTTTATTTACGTGCACGGGATGGTTAACCGGCCCGGTCCGGTTCCGATTCCCCCTGAGCGAGAGCTGAGCCTGACGGAGGCGATCAATAGTGCTGGCGGTCTGACCCGCTTGGCACGTCGCGGTAACATCAAGATCCGCCGCGTGAATCCGGATGGGCAAACGGAGGTCATCACAGTGGACTTTGGAGATATTCTTGAAAGCCCTGAAGTCTCTGACATTAAGCTCAAAGATGGTGACCATGTCATTGTCGATGAACGCATTATTTAA
- a CDS encoding polysaccharide biosynthesis tyrosine autokinase, protein MSDEKSKSGSGYGGYGGYGQSYPGYSNYGGGNYGGYYYGYGYNYGGGNNYGGGQQGTPQRSIKDYLMILRERIWHFLVTFFIVFVGTLLYTLSTTEIFYSESRIQLLRDDPDILGSGDIEENRILTNEDFMTQVGILDTIAMAEAVASRIKEEDRARIMEPYLNEVRFSSREPSLVEIIYKNKRIDSIRSTMLIRIGFFHPEPDVAAMIANYYADEFIMYSVRLNIDLSMRAVEDLRMRADEQRAEVDAIREKLVEYREKSNRTSLEPDENIEAQEMFQLNQLVTEAKAQLDTLENRWQLVQEHVAEGKPMWNLPFISNRPRIADLLSQLSMQEVELSSMRKRYGPKWPDLEQAVRGHEQTKQELDSAVQSAIQEIRVEYVEGKNSYEQAEKRLAEKEADIKELQRLAVGYQSLEQDLEVNVGVLSNIIFRLEQEKNNISLVLPSARIIEKALPSPYPAKPNVVMNLLVGAFGGVFLGLGIVFVIAFLDDRIKSAFDVETSVGLPLIGIVPRIKRLNSLEKARAVAANVDRRVTESFRAIHSALKINEASRNAKVIVSTSTSPSEGKSFVTTNLALTFAIHGEKTLIVDGDLRMPNVGKSLEIEEAHKGIIHYFNEEVSLKEAIVEELYPNLDVLMAGGKAKNPTQILNSPRYEEMLHELRSQYDRIIIDSPPIGAVSDVLTILPHADGIIYVIKFNAVKRRTAKANLRRIIESNTPVFGAILNQISVAVASYYYANYYDKSYQSYYHTDDGEDVMTETKERKTKPPVAPVGDPNDPTPGDKA, encoded by the coding sequence ATGAGCGACGAGAAATCTAAATCGGGTAGCGGCTACGGTGGTTATGGTGGCTACGGACAATCCTATCCCGGCTACTCTAACTACGGCGGAGGCAACTACGGCGGCTATTATTACGGCTACGGATACAACTACGGCGGCGGCAATAACTATGGAGGGGGCCAGCAGGGTACTCCTCAGCGCAGCATCAAGGACTACCTGATGATCCTGCGGGAGCGTATCTGGCATTTCCTGGTTACGTTCTTCATCGTTTTTGTTGGCACGCTGCTGTACACGCTCAGTACCACAGAAATTTTCTACTCGGAGTCCCGCATCCAGTTGCTGCGCGATGACCCCGATATTCTCGGCAGCGGTGATATTGAGGAGAACCGTATTCTTACCAATGAGGACTTTATGACTCAGGTGGGGATCCTCGATACGATTGCCATGGCTGAGGCGGTGGCTTCCCGTATTAAGGAAGAGGACCGGGCGCGGATCATGGAGCCCTACCTCAATGAGGTACGCTTCTCTTCTCGCGAGCCTAGCCTGGTTGAGATCATTTACAAAAATAAGAGAATCGACAGCATTCGCTCGACCATGCTTATCCGGATTGGATTTTTCCATCCGGAGCCTGATGTCGCCGCGATGATTGCGAACTACTATGCGGATGAGTTCATCATGTATAGTGTGCGCCTGAATATCGACCTGTCGATGCGAGCGGTCGAAGACCTGCGCATGCGCGCTGACGAACAGCGCGCTGAAGTGGACGCCATTCGCGAGAAACTGGTTGAGTACCGTGAGAAATCGAATCGTACCTCACTGGAGCCGGATGAAAACATCGAGGCTCAGGAGATGTTCCAGCTCAACCAGCTTGTAACAGAAGCTAAGGCCCAGCTCGACACCCTTGAGAACCGCTGGCAGCTCGTTCAAGAGCATGTCGCCGAGGGGAAGCCGATGTGGAACCTGCCCTTTATCTCCAATCGCCCGCGTATCGCTGACCTGTTGAGCCAGCTCAGTATGCAGGAGGTCGAGCTGTCCTCCATGCGCAAGCGCTACGGCCCCAAGTGGCCCGATCTGGAGCAAGCGGTACGTGGCCATGAGCAGACCAAGCAGGAGCTGGATTCGGCCGTGCAGTCCGCTATTCAGGAGATCCGCGTCGAGTACGTAGAGGGCAAAAACTCTTACGAGCAGGCCGAAAAGCGTCTGGCTGAAAAAGAAGCCGACATTAAGGAGCTGCAGCGCCTCGCGGTTGGGTACCAATCGCTGGAGCAAGACCTGGAGGTCAATGTTGGCGTGCTCTCTAACATCATCTTCCGCCTTGAGCAGGAGAAGAACAACATTTCACTGGTATTGCCCAGTGCCCGTATTATCGAAAAGGCATTGCCCTCTCCCTATCCGGCCAAGCCCAATGTAGTGATGAATCTGCTCGTCGGGGCTTTTGGCGGGGTCTTCCTCGGTTTGGGTATCGTCTTTGTCATCGCGTTCCTGGATGACCGTATCAAGTCCGCCTTCGATGTTGAGACTTCGGTCGGCTTGCCGCTGATCGGGATTGTCCCGCGTATCAAGCGTCTGAACTCGCTGGAAAAGGCGCGCGCTGTGGCCGCAAATGTGGACCGCCGCGTGACCGAGTCCTTCCGGGCTATCCACTCCGCTCTGAAGATCAATGAAGCGAGCCGGAACGCCAAGGTCATCGTCTCAACCAGTACCTCACCCAGTGAGGGTAAGTCTTTCGTCACCACCAACCTGGCACTCACGTTTGCCATTCACGGTGAGAAGACCCTGATCGTTGACGGTGACTTGCGCATGCCGAATGTCGGCAAATCTCTTGAGATCGAGGAAGCCCACAAGGGGATCATCCACTATTTCAACGAGGAAGTCTCCCTTAAGGAAGCCATCGTCGAGGAGCTCTATCCGAATCTCGACGTGCTCATGGCTGGCGGTAAGGCTAAAAACCCGACGCAGATCCTCAACAGCCCGCGCTATGAGGAGATGCTGCACGAGCTGCGCTCGCAGTACGACCGCATCATCATTGACTCGCCGCCTATCGGTGCTGTCAGTGACGTGCTGACGATCCTCCCGCATGCGGACGGCATCATCTATGTCATCAAGTTTAATGCGGTGAAGCGCCGCACGGCCAAGGCCAACCTGCGCCGGATCATCGAGTCGAATACACCGGTCTTTGGTGCGATTCTGAATCAGATCAGCGTCGCGGTAGCCAGCTACTACTACGCGAACTACTACGATAAGTCCTACCAGAGCTATTATCACACCGATGATGGCGAGGATGTCATGACCGAGACGAAGGAGCGCAAGACCAAGCCTCCCGTCGCTCCCGTCGGTGATCCCAATGACCCGACCCCTGGGGACAAGGCCTGA
- a CDS encoding L-threonylcarbamoyladenylate synthase has translation MPSATILGDSDGDVRMAGTLLREGQLIALPTETVYGLAGNALLEDTVRQIFTVKGRPLIDPLILHVHEWKQVESITAEIPPHARKLAEAFWPGPLTLILPKADCVSDLVTAGNPTVAVRMPAHPLARRILQAADVPLAAPSANPFGYISPTCAAHVMDSLGERLSWIVDGGPCQAGIESTIVDVSRPDAVRLLRPGPLSPDALSATLDGLPISTHTPQDAAKPAAPGLLARHYSPNTPLCLVSHGEQPPEAPEGRCAWVATSRQQAESSPSGYDRYWFSETGDPEDIARTLFAMLRKLDTLEHSRIYIELPPANGIGLALIDRLTRAAAR, from the coding sequence ATGCCGTCCGCAACCATACTGGGTGACTCGGACGGAGATGTCCGCATGGCCGGAACCCTCCTGCGTGAGGGTCAACTTATAGCACTCCCCACCGAGACTGTCTATGGTCTGGCCGGGAATGCCCTACTGGAGGATACCGTCCGCCAGATTTTTACCGTCAAGGGACGCCCTCTTATTGACCCCCTCATTCTGCATGTCCATGAATGGAAGCAGGTTGAGAGCATCACAGCGGAGATTCCACCGCATGCCCGGAAGCTGGCTGAAGCCTTCTGGCCCGGCCCCCTGACTCTGATTTTACCCAAGGCTGACTGTGTCAGCGACTTGGTCACGGCGGGTAACCCGACCGTCGCCGTACGCATGCCGGCCCACCCGCTGGCCCGTCGCATCCTGCAGGCCGCAGACGTCCCCCTCGCAGCGCCTAGCGCGAACCCTTTTGGCTACATCAGCCCGACCTGCGCCGCTCACGTGATGGACTCCCTCGGAGAGCGCCTGAGCTGGATTGTCGACGGTGGCCCCTGTCAGGCCGGCATCGAGTCCACCATCGTCGATGTGTCCCGACCGGACGCCGTTCGCCTGCTACGTCCCGGCCCCCTCTCCCCCGATGCACTTTCCGCCACGCTGGATGGACTCCCCATCTCCACTCATACACCACAGGATGCGGCCAAACCAGCCGCTCCGGGCCTGTTAGCGCGCCATTACAGCCCGAATACTCCCCTCTGCCTAGTTTCACACGGTGAACAGCCTCCAGAGGCTCCAGAAGGCCGCTGCGCATGGGTCGCCACCTCCCGCCAACAGGCTGAAAGCTCCCCCAGCGGCTACGATCGTTACTGGTTCAGCGAAACCGGCGACCCCGAGGACATCGCGCGCACGCTTTTTGCCATGCTGCGTAAACTCGACACGCTCGAGCACTCGCGCATTTATATCGAGCTCCCCCCCGCCAATGGCATCGGCCTGGCGCTCATCGACAGGCTCACTCGCGCTGCCGCCCGATAA
- the rpsR gene encoding 30S ribosomal protein S18 encodes MSEEKSQSKTPQGLDFNDVDILKRYVTDTGKILPRRITGLTALQQRRITKAIKRARNLLLMK; translated from the coding sequence ATGTCTGAAGAGAAATCACAGAGCAAGACACCTCAGGGCCTCGACTTCAACGATGTCGATATCCTGAAGCGCTACGTCACCGACACCGGCAAGATCCTGCCGCGCCGCATCACTGGTCTCACGGCCCTCCAACAGCGCCGTATCACCAAGGCCATCAAGCGCGCACGCAATCTGCTGCTGATGAAGTAA